In Halococcus agarilyticus, one genomic interval encodes:
- a CDS encoding M20/M25/M40 family metallo-hydrolase encodes MNESQRAFLDDLLETPSPSGFETRGQAIWTEYVSEFVDEVRTDDYGNAVAVHEGATDAPSIALTGHADEIGFVVRDVSEEGFVNLGSIGGADKTVSRGQHVTIHADGESVPGVIGQAAIHLRDDHETADIAEQHVDIGAEDGDEARELVEVGDPITIASTVEELHGTRLAARGMDNRIGTWAAAEGLRRASEADVDATVYAVSTVQEEVGLQGARMVGFDLAPDAAIVVDVTHATDEPATPGTRSNGIELGEGPVVTRGGASHPVLVDAMRTTADTTEIPIQLQATGSRTGTDADAFFTQRGGIPSLNLGLPNRYMHTPVEVIDTEDLDALAELLGTFAERVDVDTSFAVDI; translated from the coding sequence GTGAACGAGAGCCAGCGCGCGTTCCTCGACGACCTGCTCGAAACCCCGAGCCCGTCCGGGTTCGAAACCCGTGGCCAGGCGATCTGGACCGAGTACGTGAGCGAGTTCGTCGACGAGGTCCGCACCGACGACTACGGCAACGCGGTCGCGGTCCACGAGGGCGCAACCGACGCACCGAGCATCGCCCTCACCGGTCACGCCGACGAGATCGGGTTCGTCGTTCGGGACGTCAGTGAGGAGGGGTTCGTCAACCTCGGTTCGATCGGCGGTGCGGATAAAACCGTGTCGCGCGGCCAGCACGTCACGATCCACGCCGACGGCGAGTCCGTCCCGGGCGTCATCGGCCAGGCCGCGATCCACCTGCGCGACGACCACGAGACCGCCGACATCGCCGAACAGCACGTCGACATCGGGGCCGAAGACGGCGACGAGGCGCGCGAACTCGTCGAGGTCGGCGACCCGATCACGATCGCCTCTACTGTCGAGGAACTTCACGGCACGCGGCTCGCGGCCCGCGGGATGGACAACCGGATCGGAACGTGGGCCGCTGCCGAGGGCCTCCGCCGCGCGAGCGAGGCCGACGTCGACGCCACGGTGTACGCCGTCAGCACCGTCCAGGAGGAGGTCGGTCTCCAGGGCGCGCGGATGGTCGGGTTCGATCTCGCGCCCGACGCCGCGATCGTGGTCGACGTGACTCACGCCACCGACGAGCCCGCGACGCCGGGCACGCGCAGCAACGGGATCGAACTCGGCGAGGGACCGGTCGTCACCCGTGGCGGCGCGAGCCATCCCGTTCTGGTCGATGCGATGCGCACGACCGCCGACACCACCGAGATCCCGATTCAGCTCCAGGCGACCGGCTCGCGGACGGGCACCGACGCCGACGCCTTCTTCACCCAGCGCGGCGGCATCCCGTCGCTGAACCTCGGGCTGCCGAACCGCTACATGCACACCCCGGTCGAGGTGATCGACACCGAGGACCTCGATGCGCTCGCCGAGCTACTGGGAACGTTCGCCGAACGCGTCGACGTCGACACCTCGTTCGCCGTCGATATCTGA
- a CDS encoding NAD-dependent epimerase/dehydratase family protein: MTDTVVVTGALGGSGSWIVDRLREDHEVIAIDRELPEIRVEDVDFRAVDLTEQGPTWETIVDADPDSVVHFGNIPHEENHAGGDVYRNNVLSTFDVLEAAGRADARVVWASSETVYGTHWPEPELPASLPIDESHPTAPWNAYETSKLAGEAVAERIANAFGVQVATIRPSWIQYPGSYAVTAIREGFDLDSASRSGNLWSYVDVRDVVGIVEAALTTDFDGHEVFNAFAADTYLDVSTTEAIEAGYGDLPEECDLDDTESGFSTAKAGDLLGWEPEHSWREAETEDVDGPAFVRGRR, encoded by the coding sequence ATGACCGACACGGTCGTCGTCACGGGCGCGCTCGGCGGTTCGGGCAGCTGGATCGTCGATCGCCTCAGGGAGGACCACGAGGTGATCGCGATCGACCGCGAGCTTCCCGAAATCCGGGTCGAGGACGTCGATTTCCGGGCCGTGGATCTGACCGAGCAGGGGCCGACGTGGGAGACGATCGTGGACGCCGATCCCGACTCCGTCGTCCACTTCGGGAACATTCCTCACGAGGAGAACCACGCTGGCGGGGACGTCTATCGGAACAACGTCCTGAGCACGTTCGACGTCCTCGAAGCCGCCGGGCGGGCCGACGCGCGCGTGGTGTGGGCGTCGAGCGAGACGGTCTATGGAACGCACTGGCCCGAACCCGAACTCCCCGCATCCCTCCCGATCGACGAGAGCCATCCGACCGCCCCGTGGAACGCCTACGAGACCTCGAAGCTCGCCGGCGAGGCCGTCGCCGAGCGGATCGCCAACGCGTTCGGGGTGCAGGTCGCGACGATCCGCCCATCGTGGATCCAGTACCCCGGCAGCTACGCCGTGACAGCCATCCGCGAGGGGTTCGATCTCGATAGTGCGAGCCGATCGGGCAACCTCTGGTCGTACGTCGACGTCCGGGACGTGGTCGGGATCGTCGAGGCCGCTCTGACGACGGATTTCGACGGTCACGAGGTGTTCAACGCCTTCGCCGCGGACACCTATCTCGACGTTTCCACGACGGAGGCGATCGAGGCGGGCTACGGCGACCTCCCCGAGGAGTGTGATCTCGACGACACCGAATCGGGCTTCTCGACGGCGAAGGCCGGCGATCTGCTCGGGTGGGAGCCCGAGCACTCGTGGCGCGAGGCCGAAACCGAGGACGTCGACGGGCCGGCGTTCGTCCGCGGGCGGCGGTAG
- a CDS encoding 50S ribosomal protein L37e → MTGSGTPSQGKKNKTVHVKCRRCGEASYHKTKKVCASCGFGKSAKRRDYAWQEKAGE, encoded by the coding sequence ATGACCGGGTCCGGAACGCCGAGCCAGGGGAAGAAGAACAAAACTGTGCACGTGAAATGCCGCCGCTGTGGCGAAGCCTCCTACCACAAGACGAAGAAAGTCTGCGCGTCGTGTGGGTTCGGGAAGTCCGCGAAGCGACGCGACTACGCGTGGCAGGAGAAGGCCGGCGAGTAG
- a CDS encoding zinc-dependent metalloprotease, producing the protein MNLLRSAKAVTEASGDGLIDWAAVAEAARAATDPGDLALTADERSGYAADVRDARTRVREVAGVSFDLPDTIEVQHRHHWIDANIATFERIMGTLDIEGRTLVPGLARVANTGSMTVALAFLANNVLGQYDPLLLAEGDRRGAVGGGTASGGAAGEGGEGAASGATDHALYFVHPNIGRVADELDVSRARFRRWIAFHEVTHAAEFGAAPWLSGHLEARMERAVDALGEGSLDREAFRELDAAMTAVEGYAELLMDRAFDDEYADLREKVEARRRGRGPVAQLVRRLLGMGMKRRQYERGKAFFETVADARGVEGASVVWDRPENLPTNAELDAPEQWLDRVVR; encoded by the coding sequence GTGAACCTCCTTCGTAGCGCCAAAGCGGTGACCGAAGCCTCCGGCGACGGGCTGATCGACTGGGCCGCCGTCGCCGAGGCCGCACGGGCCGCCACCGACCCGGGCGACCTCGCGCTCACCGCCGACGAGCGGTCGGGCTACGCCGCCGACGTCCGCGACGCCCGAACCCGGGTTCGGGAGGTCGCCGGCGTCTCCTTCGATCTCCCCGACACCATCGAGGTCCAGCACCGTCACCACTGGATCGACGCGAACATCGCGACGTTCGAGCGCATCATGGGAACGCTCGACATCGAGGGACGGACGCTCGTTCCCGGTCTCGCACGGGTGGCGAACACCGGCTCGATGACCGTCGCGCTCGCCTTCCTCGCGAACAACGTGCTCGGCCAGTACGACCCGCTCTTGCTCGCGGAGGGCGACCGTCGTGGCGCAGTAGGCGGAGGCACAGCGAGCGGGGGCGCAGCGGGCGAGGGAGGCGAGGGTGCGGCGAGCGGAGCCACGGATCACGCGCTCTACTTCGTCCATCCGAACATCGGGCGGGTCGCCGACGAACTCGATGTCTCGCGCGCACGATTCCGGCGGTGGATCGCCTTTCACGAGGTAACTCACGCCGCGGAGTTCGGCGCGGCTCCGTGGCTCTCGGGCCATCTCGAAGCCAGGATGGAGCGGGCGGTCGACGCGCTCGGCGAGGGGAGCCTCGACCGCGAGGCCTTTCGCGAACTCGACGCCGCGATGACCGCGGTCGAGGGGTACGCCGAACTCCTGATGGATCGGGCGTTCGACGACGAGTACGCAGACCTCCGCGAGAAAGTCGAGGCGCGACGACGCGGCCGCGGGCCAGTCGCCCAGCTCGTCCGTCGGCTTCTCGGGATGGGGATGAAACGCCGGCAGTACGAGCGCGGCAAGGCCTTCTTCGAGACCGTCGCCGACGCCCGCGGGGTGGAGGGGGCGAGCGTCGTCTGGGATCGACCGGAAAACCTGCCGACGAACGCGGAGCTCGACGCGCCCGAGCAGTGGCTCGATCGCGTGGTCCGCTGA
- a CDS encoding LSM domain-containing protein, with amino-acid sequence MTEGRPLDVLEATLGESVAVRLKDGEIYTGSLAGYDQHMNIVLEPASGDADAPTPGEVGVETVESTTIIRGDNVVTITP; translated from the coding sequence ATGACCGAAGGACGTCCCCTCGACGTGCTCGAAGCCACCCTCGGCGAGAGCGTGGCCGTACGGCTGAAAGACGGCGAGATCTACACCGGGTCGCTCGCTGGCTACGACCAGCACATGAACATCGTGCTCGAACCCGCGAGCGGGGATGCGGACGCGCCGACGCCCGGCGAGGTCGGCGTCGAGACGGTCGAGAGCACAACGATTATCCGCGGGGACAACGTCGTCACGATAACACCATGA
- the purF gene encoding amidophosphoribosyltransferase — MDEKCGVVGVSLADRAAARPLYYALYALQHRGQESAGIVTHDGFQQHSHVEMGLVGDAFSEADIAELNGPNGIGHVRYPTAGSVDSSCAQPFSVSFKSGSLGLSHNGNLVNADALRDELAGLGHAFTSDGDTEVIAHDLARNLLDGDLVNAVERTMGKIHGSYSLTVMHDDRVLGLRDPQGNRPLCLGKLEDGYVLASESAAIDALDGELIRDVEPGELVVLEPDGAGYESHRLVEPDHTARCFFEHVYFARPDSTIDGELVYEARRELGRQLWAESGIDTDVVMPVPDSGRAFASGYAEAANEGDGSVEFAEGLMKNRYVGRTFIMPTQDERERAVRLKLNPIKSTVEGKTVTLIDDSIVRGTTSTQLVELLRDVGAAEVHLRIGSPAIVAPCYMGIDMASREELLAAGRSTEEVCEVIGADSLAYISREAVADALDTPREDLCMGCVTGEYPYDIAGEETDREVSRPTVGGRASADD, encoded by the coding sequence ATGGACGAGAAGTGCGGGGTCGTCGGCGTCTCGCTCGCCGACCGCGCCGCCGCGCGGCCGCTTTACTACGCGCTCTACGCCCTCCAGCACCGCGGCCAAGAGTCGGCGGGGATCGTCACTCACGACGGGTTCCAGCAACACTCCCACGTCGAGATGGGGCTCGTCGGTGACGCCTTCTCCGAGGCCGACATCGCGGAGCTCAACGGCCCGAACGGGATCGGCCACGTCCGCTATCCGACTGCGGGCAGCGTCGACTCCTCGTGTGCCCAGCCCTTTTCGGTCTCGTTCAAGAGCGGGTCGCTGGGCCTTTCTCACAACGGCAACCTCGTCAACGCGGACGCGCTGCGGGACGAGCTCGCCGGACTGGGCCACGCGTTCACCTCCGACGGCGACACCGAAGTGATCGCCCACGATCTCGCGCGGAACCTCCTCGACGGCGATCTCGTGAACGCGGTCGAGCGGACGATGGGCAAAATACATGGATCGTACTCGCTCACCGTGATGCACGACGACCGCGTGCTCGGCCTCCGCGATCCGCAGGGCAATCGGCCGCTGTGTCTCGGGAAGCTGGAGGACGGCTACGTACTCGCAAGCGAGAGTGCGGCGATCGACGCGCTCGACGGCGAACTCATCAGAGACGTCGAACCTGGCGAGCTCGTGGTACTCGAACCCGACGGCGCAGGCTACGAGAGCCACCGACTCGTCGAACCCGATCACACCGCGCGGTGTTTCTTCGAACACGTCTACTTCGCCCGACCCGACTCGACGATCGACGGCGAATTGGTCTACGAGGCCCGTCGCGAACTCGGCCGACAGCTGTGGGCTGAGAGCGGTATCGACACCGACGTCGTGATGCCGGTGCCGGACTCCGGGCGGGCGTTCGCCTCGGGCTACGCGGAGGCCGCGAACGAGGGCGACGGCAGCGTGGAGTTCGCCGAGGGGCTGATGAAGAACCGATACGTCGGCCGGACGTTCATCATGCCGACTCAGGACGAGCGCGAGCGTGCGGTCCGACTCAAGCTCAACCCGATCAAATCGACCGTCGAGGGCAAAACTGTGACCCTGATCGACGACTCGATCGTCCGGGGGACGACCTCGACCCAGCTCGTCGAACTCCTCCGCGACGTCGGCGCGGCGGAGGTCCACCTCCGGATCGGTTCGCCCGCGATCGTCGCGCCCTGCTACATGGGGATCGACATGGCGAGCCGCGAGGAGCTGCTGGCCGCCGGCCGCTCGACCGAGGAGGTGTGTGAAGTGATCGGTGCCGACAGTCTCGCCTACATCTCACGGGAAGCGGTCGCCGACGCGCTCGACACTCCCCGAGAGGACCTCTGTATGGGCTGTGTCACCGGCGAGTACCCCTACGACATCGCGGGCGAGGAAACCGACCGCGAGGTGTCGCGGCCCACCGTCGGCGGCCGGGCGAGCGCCGACGACTGA
- a CDS encoding nuclear transport factor 2 family protein: MTAEATIEAYYDALRAGEPLSPFFAESASVVKFGITDRLAGYEEIEAGLREQTETTTDWTVESRQLRVTEHDSTAWFSDDVLMAWRGEDGEHREHETRWSGTLERRDDEWAFVGMHVSTADADTESEATANTAEER, translated from the coding sequence ATGACCGCCGAAGCCACGATCGAGGCGTACTACGACGCGCTCCGGGCGGGCGAACCGCTGTCTCCCTTCTTCGCCGAGTCGGCGTCGGTCGTCAAGTTCGGCATCACCGATCGGCTTGCCGGGTACGAGGAGATCGAAGCAGGCCTCCGCGAACAGACCGAGACGACGACCGACTGGACCGTCGAGAGCCGCCAACTCCGGGTGACCGAGCACGACTCGACCGCGTGGTTCAGCGACGACGTGCTGATGGCGTGGCGCGGTGAGGACGGCGAGCACCGCGAGCACGAGACCCGCTGGAGCGGCACGCTCGAACGCCGTGACGACGAGTGGGCGTTCGTCGGGATGCACGTGAGCACCGCAGACGCCGATACCGAAAGCGAGGCGACCGCTAACACAGCCGAGGAGCGGTGA
- a CDS encoding DUF11 domain-containing protein — protein MFVVLGATGAALAVGHDTAGSDSTTLQEDDGRQSLHLSSQYSLAANCSDTCCTGEKDSDVVDIDGDRNQVRVNADAADVGGTTGDCTTNADNDIVDIEGDGNAVRVDIDSPDTDDADGESTTGDEGSGTDGSTDGGADTAGGADGADGTDGADGADGADGADGADGTDGTDGSDGSDGADGTDGSDGSDGADGTDGADGSDGSDGGDGSDGTDGDDSEDGTDGADGDDGSDGADGDDGSDGADGDDGSDGADGDDGSDGTDGDDSEDGTDGADGDDGSDGDDGERTIVVEGSEITVDNDISDERVQEIITQIQNNVDTDTTVTTETVNRIVNENNINNTDINNIDLSDLIDIINDPDDETPDDGNETPGDGNETPGDGNETPDTADISVTKSANMDEVELSLLEGGGILQANEPVTFTVTVTNEGPATATDVTVDDEDVIADIDDLTDTTAFLVTDSSVSQGDFNAVTGEYDVGSLDPNESATLTFDALAVSTDATLLDDPLAELNATNVAELDTVTPDDPNVDNDVGSTEVTLVSVLDGVPGDPGDGNETGEINVSDCRDALVTGNLTNATVELDLFNVATGDNETVTIGPISGNENVSVSGLDEVASIDLSAAVIEEARLLDADGTVVDTDTTADLGVCVDVLGIELVDLDTGLLLDADVLDDLDDPNATALVDLVAELDDTEIELLNEAVDTGEITNREIVDLARAFESGEVTPTELDDLLSNSVDQLGDALDSLLGDILPLGAEQATSTNATATSGGENASATTNANTTASEIGATTNASTTTTGGNGSSSLGDTLGAFGIVAVGLTASTMLLRKRRRE, from the coding sequence TTGTTCGTCGTACTCGGAGCGACGGGGGCCGCACTCGCAGTCGGGCACGACACCGCCGGATCGGACAGCACGACACTACAGGAGGATGATGGGCGACAATCACTCCATCTGAGCAGTCAGTACAGCCTGGCAGCGAACTGTAGCGATACATGCTGTACGGGCGAAAAAGACAGCGATGTCGTCGATATCGACGGTGATCGTAATCAGGTACGGGTCAACGCCGACGCGGCGGATGTCGGCGGAACCACTGGTGACTGTACGACGAACGCCGACAACGATATCGTCGATATCGAGGGTGACGGCAACGCCGTTCGCGTCGATATCGATTCGCCGGACACCGACGACGCAGATGGGGAGAGCACGACTGGCGACGAAGGTAGCGGTACTGACGGTAGCACCGATGGCGGGGCCGATACCGCTGGCGGAGCGGATGGTGCAGACGGAACGGACGGAGCAGATGGTGCTGATGGAGCGGACGGAGCTGACGGGGCAGATGGGACGGACGGAACTGACGGAAGCGATGGGAGCGACGGTGCGGATGGAACGGACGGAAGTGATGGAAGCGACGGGGCAGATGGGACGGATGGTGCTGACGGAAGCGATGGGAGCGACGGTGGGGACGGATCGGACGGAACGGATGGCGATGACAGCGAAGACGGAACGGACGGTGCGGATGGGGACGACGGGTCGGACGGTGCGGATGGGGACGACGGATCGGACGGTGCGGATGGAGACGACGGATCGGACGGTGCGGATGGGGACGACGGATCGGACGGAACGGATGGCGATGACAGCGAAGATGGAACGGACGGTGCGGATGGGGACGATGGGTCGGACGGTGACGACGGTGAGCGAACTATCGTCGTTGAGGGTAGCGAAATCACTGTCGACAACGACATCAGCGACGAACGGGTGCAGGAGATCATCACTCAGATCCAAAACAACGTCGATACCGACACGACGGTCACCACCGAGACGGTCAATCGGATCGTCAACGAGAACAACATCAACAACACCGACATCAACAACATCGATCTCAGTGATCTAATCGATATCATCAACGATCCCGACGACGAGACGCCTGACGATGGGAACGAAACTCCAGGTGATGGCAACGAAACACCGGGCGACGGCAACGAAACGCCCGACACCGCCGATATCAGCGTGACGAAAAGCGCGAACATGGACGAAGTCGAGCTGAGCCTTCTGGAGGGTGGCGGGATCCTTCAGGCGAACGAGCCCGTGACGTTCACGGTGACGGTGACCAACGAAGGGCCCGCCACGGCGACGGACGTGACCGTCGACGACGAGGACGTCATCGCGGACATCGACGACCTCACCGACACGACGGCGTTCCTCGTCACCGATTCGAGCGTGAGTCAGGGTGATTTCAACGCCGTCACCGGTGAGTACGACGTGGGATCGCTCGATCCGAACGAGTCCGCGACGCTCACCTTCGACGCGCTCGCGGTCTCGACCGACGCCACGCTCCTCGACGACCCGCTCGCGGAGCTCAACGCGACCAACGTGGCCGAACTGGACACGGTCACCCCCGATGACCCGAACGTCGACAACGACGTCGGCAGCACGGAGGTCACGCTGGTGAGCGTCCTCGACGGCGTTCCCGGGGACCCCGGCGACGGCAACGAAACCGGCGAGATCAACGTCAGCGATTGCCGTGACGCGCTCGTGACGGGGAATCTGACCAACGCAACCGTCGAACTGGACCTCTTCAACGTGGCCACGGGCGACAACGAAACCGTCACGATCGGTCCGATCAGCGGAAACGAGAACGTCTCCGTCAGCGGTCTCGACGAGGTGGCGAGCATCGATCTCAGCGCGGCAGTCATCGAGGAAGCGCGGCTGCTTGATGCCGATGGCACCGTTGTCGACACCGACACGACCGCCGATCTCGGCGTGTGTGTCGACGTGCTCGGGATCGAACTCGTCGATCTCGACACGGGACTGCTCCTCGATGCCGACGTGCTCGACGATCTCGACGATCCCAACGCGACTGCGCTCGTCGATCTCGTCGCCGAACTCGACGACACCGAGATCGAGCTGCTGAACGAGGCGGTCGACACCGGCGAGATCACGAATCGTGAGATCGTTGACCTCGCACGGGCGTTCGAGAGCGGCGAGGTCACGCCGACGGAGCTCGACGACCTGCTCAGCAATTCCGTCGACCAGCTCGGGGATGCTCTCGACTCGCTGCTCGGCGACATCCTCCCGCTGGGCGCAGAACAAGCAACGTCGACGAACGCAACCGCCACGAGTGGCGGTGAGAACGCATCGGCGACGACGAACGCGAACACCACGGCCAGCGAGATCGGAGCCACGACGAACGCCAGCACGACGACCACCGGCGGCAACGGATCGAGCAGCCTCGGTGACACCCTCGGAGCGTTCGGTATCGTCGCCGTCGGTCTGACAGCCAGTACGATGCTGCTACGGAAACGGCGACGAGAGTAA